Sequence from the Magallana gigas chromosome 4, xbMagGiga1.1, whole genome shotgun sequence genome:
taatcaaagttcattttgaatatccttttgtaatttaaaaaatgcgatgtaaatttttttcatgcaatatttcggataaagcaatgaagagttgtttcttgagattttattagaccataaaattgtaaaatgctaacattgaaaattgtgcccgatttctttttttttttaaggtaaaactttattgatttaaaaaatggttctttgagacaaacaaattgacataatcaataagagtttgacaatctctaactgcagatctgtagcttttagtcagaaaaagaatcggatggacgacctaggacacagatcgtctatccgaatttcttgaaaattgccattttttttttgacgcggacgcaatactcaccgagactgaatggttcgtatcttaaattttaagttttaactgctttgaaaggtaatattggttttctgataattatgaacatgaataattaaataaaaatggttaaaattacagtaaaattaccggcatcggtcttctccgtgcgcggatctagaaggggaagtgttccagacccccccccccagcgaaatttctttcaattacgtgtacattataaacttaccaaatatgcctcggacatcccttggcaaactcaaataaccgtctgacttttcaacccccaacccggaaaaattttcttatccgcgcatgttccccctcctcgatatacaaaattattcctcaaaaccccttgtaaaatttccaggatctccgcatatatactaagagattcattggcgcttgcgttcgataaaaatgcgtgcaaaacgtttgccaatggtctttttaccttcgtaccgggcataaccacagtcccactctgtgaataaaatgcggcgaatcaaactagagacaacgtgttaagatctgtatttgcttataaacatgtagtatcatcgtgcaaaatgcactgttcaattataatttctttttactttacttgtatcaacatctgtttcgtaattttttctcacagtttatttcttacatagttactttttttaattagtgattgacacttttcagactttatatgtgatttcaaagagacagagtgtgtcatgtctcaagaactgttaatctcttaaaacaacattgtgcaattatcagattttcatttcttggacatcaaagactcatcgagtttatttaattattttatatctgtgaacctttcactcagcttacttatatcattacctttcaattgcaatttatactcattgttaagattcttataaatagttatgtacaattgtcaatgcacagtctggaatacggcggccagccccggcaacgtccgactctcccagagtcttgagtccggaggccacttctggccatatccgacttgtttgtaacatgtctgtctgttaaattgttataatgttgccatcgttgagtctcgtccaataatgtggaatcctgcatcaattgcctgtttatttctctggaactgtatactggtggaccttcgggaatacggcaaacttacccttcgttttagcttacggcccacagcgcgccccaaccttttaccttatacactttacgccaacattccctcacccggttcgtactgcacacgaccgatgcagatccagacgatTTCTCTATCatcgtaaaatctacgcggtcacagaaatataatactttgattctcagtgtttacacatctaatattgtactatggccagctatcaattttttgtaataccgtcacaagtatgacgcagctacgacggaaaacctaatcgttgcttgcaacgagctcgtctctagttggAGTAATCATTGTGATTGCTATTATAATGGTGGTTATAGTCATTGTAAAGAAGAAACACTCAGCAAGGGCCCACAGGATCCACGGCGGCACCGTCGTCACCACAGTCCACGCACCACCGCCCCCTCAACCGCAGCCAGGTCAGCGCCACCTAGTGCCGCTTCTCTTCGTCATAAATACTGTTAATGTGAATCCTGATTAAAGTTTCACAAATATAAGTACTTAAGTGCATATATTTGTGTATTGTACACAATATTACAACAAGTActtaatataattcattttattgtaGGGGCATATGGATATGGTGGTCCCGGAATGGCCCCACAATACAACCAGAATCCCGCCTATCCTCCCCCGGGCGGCAGTTACCCACCCCCGCCACCTCCGGGAGGCAGCTACCCGCCACCCCCAGGAGGAAGCTCCCCGCCACCGAGTTACCCGCCACCCAAATATTAGAAGTTGTCCGATAGGTCCGATTGACCGGACGTTATTGTTACCATGTGTCCGTGGAAATTCTTGTTGCTGTGATTTGTACCTAAACACTTTATTATGAAGTATCATGTCGCTGAATACGACAAAATTTGTTATAGTCAAATCTTGTAATTCTATCACTTTATGAGTGAAAAGTCACGGTGGTTAACCTGCATGGTTAAAATGTTGCAGTTCCGGCtgtaataataatatatcaCAATGGTAATTGCTTGCATTCTCAGacaatgtacaaataaatgatTAATGATATTGGTAGCAAGTTCTGTGACGATGTTATCGCCTTGTAGAtatattttagtacatgtaattacaacTTACAAATCTAAATCTTGTGAATGacataataatacatttatttaaagatCATTGCTACTGGTAAAACT
This genomic interval carries:
- the LOC136274710 gene encoding proline-rich antigen-like → MVVIVIVKKKHSARAHRIHGGTVVTTVHAPPPPQPQPGAYGYGGPGMAPQYNQNPAYPPPGGSYPPPPPPGGSYPPPPGGSSPPPSYPPPKY